From a single Ailuropoda melanoleuca isolate Jingjing chromosome 12, ASM200744v2, whole genome shotgun sequence genomic region:
- the LOC100464943 gene encoding LOW QUALITY PROTEIN: vomeronasal type-1 receptor 4 (The sequence of the model RefSeq protein was modified relative to this genomic sequence to represent the inferred CDS: substituted 1 base at 1 genomic stop codon), with product MIHVAHTXYSHAGSSSPEDKYQSVRTDRMATWDLAIGVIFLIQTVVGILGNFCLLYHYFFLYFTACRPRSTDLIIKNLIVANILVLVSLGIPYTMASFGWYNSFNDFGCKFFPYVRGVGRGVSIGTTCLLGVFQAITISPRNSRWAALKGKALKCIVPSVVLCWVLQILVKIVYPLFLTSALNNKNMTTRKSFRYCSAVRHDKTRDSLYAVLLTFTDVLCLGLMIWASGSMVSILYRHKQRLQHILRTNISTSSPESKATKTILLLMCGDCDEGPEGKLRTKHKRTPCKLNPTSTGLWELP from the exons ATGATTCATGTGGCCCACACCTGATATTCCCATGCAGGATCCTCTAGCCCGGAAGACAAATATCAGTCAGTGAGAACTGACAGGATGGCCACCTGGGATCTGGCAATAGGAGTGATCTTCTTAATACAGACTGTGGTTGGAATCCTGGGGAACTTCTGTCTTCTTtaccattatttcttcctttatttcactGCATGTAGGCCAAGGTCCACAGATTTGATTATCAAAAACCTGATTGTAGCCAACATTTTGGTCCTGGTCTCTCTTGGAATACCTTATACAATGGCATCTTTTGGGTGGTATAACAGCTTCAATGATTTTGGATGCAAGTTTTTCCCCTATGTtcgtggggtgggcaggggagtgTCCATTGGCACCACCTGTCTCCTGGGTGTCTTCCAGGCCATCACCATCAGCCCCAGGAACTCCAGGTGGGCAGCGCTGAAAGGGAAAGCTCTCAAGTGCATTGTCCCTTCAGTTGTCCTGTGCTGGGTCTTGCAGATACTGGTGAAAATCGTGTATCCCTTGTTTCTGACTAGCGCTTTGAACAACAAAAACATGACAACTAGAAAAAGTTTCAGATACTGTTCTGCGGTTCGTCATGACAAAACCAGAGACTCGTTGTATGCAGTACTGTTAACATTCACTGATGTGTTATGTTTGGGGCTCATGATCTGGGCCAGTGGCTCCATGGTTTCTATTCTGTACAGGCACAAGCAGAGGCTCCAACACATTCTTAGGACCAACATCTCCACATCATCACCTGAGTCCAAAGCCACCAAAACCATCCTCCTCCTG ATGTGTGGTGACTGTGATGAAGgaccagaaggcaagctgagaacGAAGCACAAGCGGACACCCTGCAAATTGAACCCTACAAGCACCGGCCTTTGGGAGTTGCCATAG